CACGATCTGTTGGATAACACAGACCTGGTTCTGCTAGACCTCAAGCATATTGATGATGAGAAACATATCAAGCTGACAGGCAAATCCAACGAGAGAACGTTGAAAACGGCCAAGTGGTTATCGGAGCAAGGTCGGAAAATGTGGATACGCCACGTGTATGTGCCTGGCATTCATAACGAGGAAGAGGATCTGCTTAACCTCGGACGGTTTATTGGAACATTAAATGGTGTCGAGAAGTTCGAAATTCTTCCATACCATCAGATGGGGATCTACAAATGGGAGGCGCTCGGCAAAGTATATCCACTGGATGGAGTTCCTTCACCAACTGAAGAAGAAGTGGAGCGGGCGTATCGCCTGATCGAACAAGGTCGCCAGGAAACGGCTGGCGTGGCTTGTTCAGGTAAGTAATCTGACCTTTATATAATAAAAACAATCAACCAAGCAGTCCTTGCGAACATGTTTCGCAGGGGCTGTTTTTTTGCTGTTATCCATTGGAAATGCAAGATTATGGGTCCAGTGAAGGATTTTATCCCTCCATTGATGAATTGTCATCCTTACGATGTAAGCTCCGGCTTTTTATAATCAGAGTGTAAAGCCAAATGCTCAATATCTTGAGGAGGGTCAACCAGATGAAAAAAAGAATGACATTACTGCTTTCATTATTGCTTATCACTTCATGGACTTTGGCGGGATGTGCAAGCTCAAGTAACGAGCCGCAGCAAGGCGCAGGCAATACACCTGTGGAGGAAACAAGTAAGGAACCGGTTGAAATGCTTCTCCGCCACACGCAGGTGGGAGCCGACAAACAGAAAAGACTGGCCATTCTGCAGGATGTTGTGGACAAAGTTGAGGGAGAGGTACCCAATCTGACCTTTACGCTGGATGGTGTCGAATCCGATGTGAATCGTAAGGAAAAGCTTCGCGGAGAGATGGCGGCAGGCAACCCGCCGGATATATTTGAACTGTTCGGTAGCCCGGATTCCAAAGTTTATGCCAAGGAAGGTATGCTGCTTGATCTGACCCCAATCCTGCAAGAGCTGGGCATTCAGGACCAGTTTACATCCCTTGAACCGTTTACGTATGAAGGCAAAGTATATGGACTGCCGATTGGCGGTTCGGGCGAAGGTTTTTTCTATAATAAAGAGTACTTCGAACAAAAAGGATGGAAAGCCCCAACCACCATGGCTGAACTGGACAATATACTGGCCGAGATCAAGGCTGATGGTAAAGTGCCGCTTGCTTCCGCATCTAAGGCGGGCTGGGTACCGCTTATGTTAACCAACCACCTGTGGTCCCGGTATGCCGGACCGGAGATTACCGCAAAGTTTGCAACAGGTGAAGCGAAGTGGACCGATCCGGGTGTTGTGCAAGGTTTTGCCAAACATAAGGAATGGGTGGATAAGGGTTATTTCAAAAAAGGTGAGCTGGGCTTTGAGTATGCCGAATATACCACGCAATTTACGAGCGGAGAAGCGGTGTTGATGTATGACGGAACGTGGAAATCCTCTGTATTCAAAGAAGGTCAGAGCGGTGAATCGCTCATTGGCAAGGTTGGATTCTTCAATATGCCTCCGGTAGAGAACGGAGCAGGAGATCAGACGTCTTTGATGCGTGATGTGAACAATGGATACGGATTCTCGGCAGCAGTGGCGGATGACCCGCAGAAGCTGGAAGCAGTGAAAGCTTTTATCAAAAATTTCTACAATGAAGATATGCAGATCCGCGGCCTTGTGGAAGACGGTGTGTTGCCTGCCATGAAGCTGGACGAGAAAGTGCTGACCGATAGCATTACCGATGATCTGATGAAAGAAATTGTGGCTGTGCTTAATGCGTCCAAGACGTCGTTCCCTGCATTTGATGCACTCGTTCAGGCCGATGTGACGACAGAGATCAGCAATCTGCAAATCCAGAAGTTGATTGGTGGGCAGACGACGCCAGAGAAAATGGCAGAAGAGTTGCAAAAGGTGCAAGAGGAAGCAAACGCTTCCGTGGAATAAACCAATTCAAGTCGAAACTGCGATCGTTGAAGTGACTGAAGGAGGCTGACCATGAATACTTCACTCCGCAGCCCGTTAATCTATACGTTGTTTGTAATGCCAGCCCTAATTCTGTTTGTAATGTTCTTTCTATACCCTATTGGTAGCTCCCTGTATTACAGTCTGACGAGTTGGAATGGGGTATCGGCTGAGCCACGTTTTGTGGGTTTATCCAATTATGTGAAGGCACTGACCGATGAACGTTTTTGGATTTCCACACGGAATAACGGCTTTTTCATCGGATTTTCGGTACTGATTCAGGTACCCCTAATCGTCCTGTTTTCGCTTCTGATTGCCAATGTGAAAAGGCTGAAAGGTCTGTATAAAACCGCTGTTTTTTTACCATCCATCATGTCGACAGCCGTTATCGGTATTTTATGGGGATTCATCTATGAGCCCAATATCGGACTATTAAACAAAATGCTTCATGTGCTGGGCATCGATCCAATCTACTGGTTATCGGATAACCGATTTGCCATGTTGTCCATCTTGGTGACTAATGCCTGGCAGTGGACGGGATTTTACATTGTCATGGTGCTGGCGGCCATACTGGCGATTCCCCGTGATCTGGATGAAGCGGCTGCAATTGATGGGGCAACGGCGGTACAACGTGCAATGCGAATTACGTTGCCGCTGATCCGGCCGATCATTTCAGTGGTGATCATGTTGTCCATCGCAGGTGCCATGAAAGCAGCCGACATCGTGATTGTCATGACCAAAGGTGGGCCCGCTGGGTCCACCGAGGTTCTGGCGACATATATGATCAAATATGCAATTACCAACTTCAAATATGGTTATGGCAATACCATTGCAGTGCTGATCTTTGCTCTGACGCTTGTGCTCACTGCGGTGTATCAACTGCTGGTGGCGAGGCGGGGCGAGAAGGTGGAATATTGATGGCGAAAAGCATAAAAAGCAGTATACCTCATGTGTTGTTAATGTTGTATTTAATCGCGATTTTGTTTCCCTTTTTATTTGTGATTTTCTCTTCCTTCAAGCAGGATAACAATGAAATCGCCCTGAATCCATTCGGTTTGCCTACAACATGGGAGTTTAACAATTACGTGGAGGCTTGGGTGAATGCCAAGATTGGCACGTATTTCTGGAACAGCCTGTACATTTCGATTTTATCATCGGCGTGTACGATTGCGCTCGGTGCCATGTTTGCTTTTGCCGTAACCCGGATGAGACACCGGAGATGGAGCCTGTTTCTGTACAGTCTGATTCTGGCGGGTATGCTTATTCCCAACAATGCACTTATGCTGCCGATTTATCTGCTTGTACGCAAAATGGGCATATTGGATACGCATCTTGCATTGATCGTGCCCTATGTGGCCAATGCGATCCCCTTTACCATTATTATACTGGCGGCTTTTATGCGTTCTCTGCCTGGAGAAATTGAGGAAGCGGCGGTCATGGACGGCTTGAGGGCCCCGGGTATCTTTGCTAAAATAGTGATACCTCTTACGGTTCCGGCTATTGTTACCGTTTTTATCGTTAATTTCCTCGGCAACTGGAACGAATTTTTACTCGCCAACTATTTCTTATCCACCGATAAATTGCGTACGCTGCCAGTGGGCATGGTCCAGTTTCGGGATCAATATCAGATGAACTATGCCCAGATGTCGGCAGGTATTGTATACAGCGTTGTACCTGTACTTGTGATCTACGCTATACTCCAGGAGAAAATTATAGAAGGAGTAACTGCAGGTGGTGTCAAAGGTTAATACCATGAACCAGTTAATAGGGAGAACGGGATATGAACTTGCGAATGAAGCTGGCCTTGGCATTTCTGCTGCTGATTATTGTACCGATGTGTGCGCTAGGCATTGGCATGTTTCTGGTCACATCACAT
The nucleotide sequence above comes from Paenibacillus sp. W2I17. Encoded proteins:
- a CDS encoding carbohydrate ABC transporter permease produces the protein MNTSLRSPLIYTLFVMPALILFVMFFLYPIGSSLYYSLTSWNGVSAEPRFVGLSNYVKALTDERFWISTRNNGFFIGFSVLIQVPLIVLFSLLIANVKRLKGLYKTAVFLPSIMSTAVIGILWGFIYEPNIGLLNKMLHVLGIDPIYWLSDNRFAMLSILVTNAWQWTGFYIVMVLAAILAIPRDLDEAAAIDGATAVQRAMRITLPLIRPIISVVIMLSIAGAMKAADIVIVMTKGGPAGSTEVLATYMIKYAITNFKYGYGNTIAVLIFALTLVLTAVYQLLVARRGEKVEY
- the pflA gene encoding pyruvate formate-lyase-activating protein, whose product is MVNGHIHSLETFGTVDGPGIRFVLFMQGCLLKCQYCHNPDTWALDGGKEMTLEEVLAEIEPYLSYYRSSGGGLTISGGEPTLQAHFVAEIFKEVKRRWGLHTTLDSNGFNEPERIHDLLDNTDLVLLDLKHIDDEKHIKLTGKSNERTLKTAKWLSEQGRKMWIRHVYVPGIHNEEEDLLNLGRFIGTLNGVEKFEILPYHQMGIYKWEALGKVYPLDGVPSPTEEEVERAYRLIEQGRQETAGVACSGK
- a CDS encoding carbohydrate ABC transporter permease, giving the protein MAKSIKSSIPHVLLMLYLIAILFPFLFVIFSSFKQDNNEIALNPFGLPTTWEFNNYVEAWVNAKIGTYFWNSLYISILSSACTIALGAMFAFAVTRMRHRRWSLFLYSLILAGMLIPNNALMLPIYLLVRKMGILDTHLALIVPYVANAIPFTIIILAAFMRSLPGEIEEAAVMDGLRAPGIFAKIVIPLTVPAIVTVFIVNFLGNWNEFLLANYFLSTDKLRTLPVGMVQFRDQYQMNYAQMSAGIVYSVVPVLVIYAILQEKIIEGVTAGGVKG
- a CDS encoding ABC transporter substrate-binding protein, whose amino-acid sequence is MKKRMTLLLSLLLITSWTLAGCASSSNEPQQGAGNTPVEETSKEPVEMLLRHTQVGADKQKRLAILQDVVDKVEGEVPNLTFTLDGVESDVNRKEKLRGEMAAGNPPDIFELFGSPDSKVYAKEGMLLDLTPILQELGIQDQFTSLEPFTYEGKVYGLPIGGSGEGFFYNKEYFEQKGWKAPTTMAELDNILAEIKADGKVPLASASKAGWVPLMLTNHLWSRYAGPEITAKFATGEAKWTDPGVVQGFAKHKEWVDKGYFKKGELGFEYAEYTTQFTSGEAVLMYDGTWKSSVFKEGQSGESLIGKVGFFNMPPVENGAGDQTSLMRDVNNGYGFSAAVADDPQKLEAVKAFIKNFYNEDMQIRGLVEDGVLPAMKLDEKVLTDSITDDLMKEIVAVLNASKTSFPAFDALVQADVTTEISNLQIQKLIGGQTTPEKMAEELQKVQEEANASVE